The Teredinibacter sp. KSP-S5-2 genomic interval TTCAAAAAGCGTGAGGCGCCGTCTACGCCGCTTTCTGTCCATTCCAGTGATTGCTCCGGTGGTGCGGCGAACATGGAAAATAAGCGCACGGTGTCGGCACCGTATTGGCTGACCAAATCTTCCGGGTCGACGGTATTGAGCTTGGATTTGGACATTTTTATCATGCCTCCATGCTCAACCGCTTCTCGTGTTTCTTTGTGAACTGCGGATTGAAATCGACCTTTATCGTCTTTGGTGATTTCCACATCGCTGAGTGCAATCCACTCTTTGATTTCTTTGTCGCCTTCTTTTTTGATTTGGTAGAAGCTATCTGCCAGTACCATGCCTTGGCAAAGCAGGCGTTCAAAGGGCTCTGGGCATTCCACTAAGCCTTCGTCGCGCATTAATTTGTGGAAGAAACGTGCGTAAAGCAGGTGAAGAATCGCGTGCTCAATTCCCCCAACATATTGGTCGACCGGTAACCAGTAATTGGCTTTGTCCGGGTCGATCATAGTTTCTGCGTTGGGGCTGGTGTAGCGCGCGTAGTACCAGGAGGACTCCATAAAGGTGTCGAAGGTATCGGTTTCGTGTTCTACCGCCTGGCCGTCCAGTTCGTCTTTGCACCACTCTTTATCGGCTTTAATGGGCGATTGAACACCGTCCATGACTACGTCTTCTGGCAGTAATACGGGTAGACGATCCGCTGGAACGGGAATTTCACCACCGTCGGGCAGGTTGAAAATCGGGATCGGTGTGCCCCAGTATCGTTGGCGGGAAACGCCCCAGTCTCGAAGTCGATAATTGGTGGTGACCTGGCCTTTTTTGGCGGCGATCAGGGTTTGGGAAATGGCTTCGAAGGCGGAATCGAAGTCTAGGTCGTCGTATTCACCTGAGTTAACCAGAATGCCTTTTTCAACAAAGGCTTCTTTTTCCAGGTCGATTTCTTCATCGTTTGCCGGTGCGATAACCTGTTTGATCTCCAGGCCATATTTCTTGGCAAATTCCCAGTCACGCTGGTCGTGAGCGGGCACCGCCATCACGGCACCGGAGCCGTAATCCATCAAGACATAGTTACCCACCCATACGGCCACTTCTTCACCGGTAATGGGGTGCAGGGCTTTGAGGCCGGTGTCCATGCCTTTCTTTTCCATATTGGCCATGTCGGCTTCAGCAACGGACTGGGTTTTACATTCCTGAATAAATGCCGCCAGTTCAGCATTGTTTTCTGCTAATGCCTTGCTGATAGGGTGTTCGGCAGCAAGGGAAACATAAGTCACACCCATTAAAGTATCGGGGCGGGTGGTGTACACATCAAAGCTGGTGACGCCGGCAATTTCTTCCAGAAGGTCGAAACGCATTTCCACACCACGGCTTTTGCCGATCCAGTTGCGTTGCATGGTGCGAACCTGTTCTGGCCAGTTGGGCAGTTTATCCAGGTCGTTGAGCAGTTCTTCGGCGTAGTCGGTGATTTTAATAAACCACTGCGGGATTTCTTTACGTTCTACTGCGGTGTCACAGCGCCAGCAACAACCATCCACCACTTGCTCGTTGGCAAGTACGGTCTGGTCGTTGGGGCACCAGTTAACAGCAGAAACTTTTTTGTAGGCGAGGCCTTTTTCATACAAACGGGTAAAGAACCATTGCTCCCAACGGTAGTAATCCGGTTTACAGGTGGTGACTTCTCGCGACCAGTCGAAACCAAAGCCCAGTTCTTTCAACTGTTTACGCATGTAGTCGGTGTTGCTGTAGGTCCAGGCTGCGGGCGCGGTGTTGTTTTTGATGGCCGCATTTTCCGCCGGTAGACCGAAGGCATCCCATCCCATTGGATGAAGAACGTTTTTGCCCTGCATGCGCTGGAAGCGGGCGATCACATCGGTGATGGTGTAGTTACGCACATGCCCCATATGTAAACGACCGCTGGGATAGGGGAACATGGCCAGGCAATAGAATTTTTCTTTGCTGGTATCTTCGGTGACTTCGAAGCTTGTGTTGTCTTCCCAAAACTTCTGAACTCTTGGTTCAATTGCGGAGGGGCTGTAACTGTCGTTCATGGGGGGCGTATAACCTGCGTTAATGTCTAAGTAGAATGAACTGTGTTTGGTTTTTGAGCATTGGCCTGATTTGAGGCGTATTTTGCCTGAAATCTGTACCTGAAAGGGCACACATTATAGGGGGAGTGTGGCAGGAAATATAGCGCAAGCACCGGGCGGTGCTTGACGGGTATTGGGTTTTTGTCGGTATCTGGGACGTTGGCGTCTTTGGGGTTCTCAGTGTGAGCGACTTAAGCGGACTTTTTCGGTTTTTGCAGCACGGGCCAGTTCGTTGAAATCAGACACATATTGATCCAGTTCTTTGTCCATTTTGTGCTTTTGCTTGGGTGTCAGATTGTTCAGGATTTTGGCCATCAGGTCATAGGTCAGAACCTGATTGTAATCCAGTCGGTCTTGTAACTCCTGATCCCAATAATCCGTTCGGTAGAAAAGCAGTTCCAATAGGGTGTTTTCCATTTTTTCCTGATTGGCTCGATCGTCGAAGGCCGCTTTCAGGTTTTGTGCCCATGTTTCCTGCTGCTTTAAGGTGAGTTCTTCGTAGGGCTTCAGCTGGGTTACCCACTCGTTGACCCATTGTTTCTGTTCTTTGGTGAATGAGCCGAAGAGCCTTTGGGTGTTCTTTTCCAGTTCTTTTATGCGTTCTTTATAGACTTTGTCCAGGGAAACATTCACATGTTTCTTGGCGTATTTTTCCCGTTCCTTGGCCATTTCAGCAATGACCTCGGCGACCTGTTGGTCGGAAAAGGTGGTCATGATTGCCGCAGCTTCGGGTATTAGCCTGTGAGCAGACGTGTCGAGCAGATCCTGTATCTGATCCGTTTCCCAGTGAATGGATTGTCCGGTCACGGCTTCTTTAGTTAGGCGTACTTTGAGGCCTTCAACGTAGTTTGCGTAACGGGGAAGTTG includes:
- the leuS gene encoding leucine--tRNA ligase gives rise to the protein MNDSYSPSAIEPRVQKFWEDNTSFEVTEDTSKEKFYCLAMFPYPSGRLHMGHVRNYTITDVIARFQRMQGKNVLHPMGWDAFGLPAENAAIKNNTAPAAWTYSNTDYMRKQLKELGFGFDWSREVTTCKPDYYRWEQWFFTRLYEKGLAYKKVSAVNWCPNDQTVLANEQVVDGCCWRCDTAVERKEIPQWFIKITDYAEELLNDLDKLPNWPEQVRTMQRNWIGKSRGVEMRFDLLEEIAGVTSFDVYTTRPDTLMGVTYVSLAAEHPISKALAENNAELAAFIQECKTQSVAEADMANMEKKGMDTGLKALHPITGEEVAVWVGNYVLMDYGSGAVMAVPAHDQRDWEFAKKYGLEIKQVIAPANDEEIDLEKEAFVEKGILVNSGEYDDLDFDSAFEAISQTLIAAKKGQVTTNYRLRDWGVSRQRYWGTPIPIFNLPDGGEIPVPADRLPVLLPEDVVMDGVQSPIKADKEWCKDELDGQAVEHETDTFDTFMESSWYYARYTSPNAETMIDPDKANYWLPVDQYVGGIEHAILHLLYARFFHKLMRDEGLVECPEPFERLLCQGMVLADSFYQIKKEGDKEIKEWIALSDVEITKDDKGRFQSAVHKETREAVEHGGMIKMSKSKLNTVDPEDLVSQYGADTVRLFSMFAAPPEQSLEWTESGVDGASRFLKKLWKAVTSHIAAGTPGELNADELSDKQKAVRRKTHETIKKVSDDYGRRQTFNTAIAATMELLNEVGKRADRGTPLGLAVEREALQASVLLLAPIVPHICHELWHKLGNSDSILDAGWPSYDEAALVRDNINIAVQVNGKVRAQLEVPADADKETLEKLALGNENVHKFIEDKMIRKVIVVPGKLVNVVAN
- a CDS encoding DUF6279 family lipoprotein; its protein translation is MKISSSILKRTFLACFCLLLLTSCKTKIAYSFLDFIIHWQIDNYVTLDAKQKEKAKGIVDDFHQWHRATQLPRYANYVEGLKVRLTKEAVTGQSIHWETDQIQDLLDTSAHRLIPEAAAIMTTFSDQQVAEVIAEMAKEREKYAKKHVNVSLDKVYKERIKELEKNTQRLFGSFTKEQKQWVNEWVTQLKPYEELTLKQQETWAQNLKAAFDDRANQEKMENTLLELLFYRTDYWDQELQDRLDYNQVLTYDLMAKILNNLTPKQKHKMDKELDQYVSDFNELARAAKTEKVRLSRSH